A region from the Mycoplasmopsis bovigenitalium genome encodes:
- the mnmA gene encoding tRNA 2-thiouridine(34) synthase MnmA: MNKKVILGMSGGVDSSVAAALLLEQGYQVEGLFMRNWDSYVNNDFLGNNEINNPICPQEQDYQDALKVAEKLNIKLHRVDFIKEYWENVFENFIEEYKKGRTPNPDILCNKHIKFSAFANYAFDVLNADYIAMGHYADVKNGNLYRAKDQNKDQTYFLAQLTNEQLKKVLMPLAKYEKSQIRQKAKELNLITASKKDSTGICFIGERNFTQFLQNYIPAQPGDIVSIVTNKVVGKHDGCFYYTLGQRKGLNLGGMQEAHYVCGHDVQKNIVYVAPSSNLSYLESDSLLASNLTLNNLDFNPNNLTAKFRYRQSDIPVTIEILKDNWIKVHYPSKSQAVTPGQQVVLYDGEKCIGGAIIEKIYSNNIEKTYV; encoded by the coding sequence ATGAATAAAAAAGTTATTTTAGGAATGTCTGGCGGCGTTGATTCATCAGTAGCTGCCGCTTTATTACTTGAACAAGGTTATCAAGTTGAAGGCTTATTCATGAGAAATTGAGACTCATATGTCAACAATGATTTTTTAGGCAATAATGAAATAAATAATCCAATTTGCCCTCAAGAACAAGATTACCAAGATGCGCTAAAAGTAGCAGAAAAATTAAACATTAAACTACATAGAGTGGATTTTATTAAAGAATACTGGGAAAATGTCTTTGAAAATTTCATTGAAGAATACAAAAAAGGACGCACACCAAACCCAGATATTCTTTGCAATAAACACATTAAATTTTCAGCCTTTGCAAATTACGCTTTTGACGTATTAAACGCAGATTATATTGCTATGGGTCATTATGCAGACGTAAAAAATGGTAATTTATACCGTGCTAAAGACCAAAATAAAGACCAAACCTACTTTTTAGCACAACTAACAAATGAGCAACTCAAAAAAGTTTTAATGCCGCTTGCTAAATATGAAAAATCGCAAATTAGACAAAAAGCTAAAGAATTAAATTTAATTACAGCCTCAAAAAAAGATTCAACGGGAATTTGCTTTATTGGTGAGCGGAATTTTACTCAGTTTTTACAAAACTACATTCCGGCGCAACCAGGCGACATAGTTTCAATTGTAACAAATAAAGTAGTTGGCAAACACGATGGATGTTTTTATTACACATTAGGACAAAGAAAAGGTTTAAATTTAGGTGGAATGCAAGAGGCTCATTATGTTTGTGGCCACGATGTGCAAAAAAATATTGTCTATGTTGCCCCATCCTCAAATTTAAGTTATTTGGAATCAGATTCACTATTAGCAAGCAATCTAACATTAAACAATTTAGACTTTAATCCTAACAATTTAACAGCTAAATTTAGATATAGACAAAGTGATATTCCAGTTACAATTGAAATTTTAAAAGATAATTGAATAAAAGTGCATTATCCAAGTAAATCGCAAGCAGTTACACCAGGCCAACAAGTTGTTTTATATGACGGTGAAAAATGTATTGGCGGAGCAATTATTGAAAAAATTTATTCAAATAACATTGAAAAAACTTATGTATAA
- a CDS encoding MMB_0454 family protein, which produces MVGITVSSGYNQSYTVSGDAICQLISQCACDTSFLKLDAEPKIIYNKDYSNASFIIDVKVKKNKNIAEIIENFATEFETRFKSLIDIKPHDIRVCYVGSY; this is translated from the coding sequence ATGGTTGGAATTACAGTTTCTAGTGGTTACAATCAAAGTTATACTGTTTCTGGTGATGCTATTTGTCAATTAATTAGTCAGTGTGCTTGTGATACCAGTTTTTTGAAATTAGACGCAGAACCAAAAATTATTTATAACAAAGACTACTCAAACGCGTCGTTTATTATTGATGTTAAAGTCAAAAAAAATAAAAATATTGCCGAAATTATTGAAAATTTCGCAACAGAATTTGAAACTCGTTTCAAAAGTTTAATTGATATTAAACCACACGATATAAGAGTTTGCTACGTTGGTAGTTATTAA
- the efp gene encoding elongation factor P: MINVNTFKGGITFEDEGEIFVVIEAQHSKQGRGQANVKAKVKNLRTGAITIKSYTGGTMIKKAHIDKRPMNYLYSDGENIILMDNETYEQVEIPLKNVEWEMNFLKEGSTVKIRKFGEEILDVELDASVTLEVTEAPDAVKGNTTNNPQKKVKVETGFELETPMFIKEGDVIVISTESGKYISRGNK, from the coding sequence ATGATAAATGTTAATACATTTAAAGGTGGAATCACTTTTGAAGATGAAGGCGAAATTTTTGTAGTTATTGAAGCACAACACTCAAAACAAGGCCGTGGACAAGCAAATGTTAAAGCTAAAGTTAAAAACTTAAGAACAGGTGCTATAACAATCAAATCATATACTGGTGGGACAATGATTAAAAAAGCCCACATTGATAAACGTCCAATGAATTACCTTTATTCAGATGGTGAAAACATTATTTTAATGGATAACGAAACATACGAACAAGTTGAAATTCCATTGAAAAATGTCGAATGAGAAATGAACTTTTTAAAAGAAGGCTCAACTGTAAAAATTCGTAAATTTGGCGAAGAAATTCTTGACGTTGAATTAGATGCATCTGTTACACTTGAAGTAACAGAAGCGCCAGATGCTGTTAAAGGCAATACAACAAATAATCCTCAAAAGAAAGTTAAGGTTGAAACAGGTTTTGAACTTGAAACACCAATGTTTATCAAAGAAGGGGATGTTATTGTAATCTCAACTGAAAGTGGTAAATACATTAGTAGAGGAAATAAATAA
- the plsY gene encoding glycerol-3-phosphate 1-O-acyltransferase PlsY, which translates to MSYQIDPKIIFSIIGLNLLLIFIGYLIGSLNTSIILSSKLKKDDVRNHFSQNAGATNSLRVYGKKFALTVFIIDFFKVIIPSLIFIILIRYVWYDFAKIYWMSPQAIGFGVIIGHCWPVFFKFKGGKGVACTSAFVLVINPILWVFAGIIFFSFAFKTKKVSLSSMCTASIIVPFVFIPWFTQGMPGYWLNFINYSNNISLNNLQPYWFVSGIFYLTSVIIIIVLHRSNIKRLLAGKESTLSLKSAK; encoded by the coding sequence ATGAGTTATCAAATCGACCCAAAAATTATTTTTTCAATTATTGGCCTTAATTTATTATTGATTTTTATTGGTTATTTAATAGGTTCACTAAATACTTCAATTATTTTGTCTTCAAAATTAAAAAAAGATGACGTGAGAAATCATTTTAGTCAAAATGCCGGCGCAACCAATTCATTAAGAGTTTATGGCAAAAAATTTGCTTTAACTGTATTTATTATTGATTTTTTCAAGGTTATAATACCATCTTTAATTTTTATAATTCTAATAAGATATGTTTGATATGATTTTGCCAAAATTTACTGAATGAGCCCGCAAGCAATTGGTTTTGGTGTAATTATTGGCCACTGTTGACCTGTATTTTTTAAATTTAAAGGCGGAAAAGGTGTTGCTTGCACATCCGCTTTCGTACTTGTAATTAATCCAATTTTATGAGTTTTTGCCGGAATAATCTTTTTTAGTTTTGCATTCAAAACTAAAAAAGTATCACTAAGTTCAATGTGCACTGCATCAATAATTGTTCCATTTGTTTTCATACCTTGATTCACACAAGGAATGCCAGGTTATTGATTGAATTTTATAAATTATAGTAACAATATTTCATTAAATAATTTACAACCATATTGATTTGTATCAGGTATATTTTATTTAACTTCAGTAATAATTATTATTGTTCTTCATAGAAGTAATATTAAAAGACTCTTAGCAGGTAAAGAATCAACATTATCTCTTAAAAGCGCAAAATAG